A single Danio rerio strain Tuebingen ecotype United States chromosome 17, GRCz12tu, whole genome shotgun sequence DNA region contains:
- the exo1 gene encoding exonuclease 1 isoform X2, whose product MFVILRTSSVWTVIPLILVTYFMFNSERRYVHLSFQTDNMGIQGLLQFIKDASEPMHVKKYRGQTVAVDTYCWLHKGAFSCAEKLAKGEPTDQYVSYCMKFVDMLLSFGVKPILVFDGRNLPSKQEVEKSRRERRQANLQKGKQLLREGKITEARECFTRSVNITPSMAHDVIRAARTRGVDCVVAPYEADAQLAFLNKSDIAQAVITEDSDLLAFGCKKVILKMDKQGNGLEIEQCHLGRCKSLGNIFTEEKFRYMCILSGCDYLQSLYGIGLGKACKLLRMANNPDILKVIKKMGQYLKMDISVPEEYIEGFTKANNTFLYQLVFDPLRRKVVPLNPYPDHINPAALSYAGTNVGDEKGLQMALGNLDINTMQRIDDFNPDAPQTQPPKAPRSSSWNDRCDKTATTQASIWSQNYEPGCTKPQSPTSPKRPPPTRGKERIVSVQSLKLPQRESQVKRPREDTSLSVDDLLEQYTAGVKRHCPETQPTTKPLTNDNMVSKENHCGSTSGPSRPRNRFATLLQWRNRSEEGTEEQGTCSRFFCHDESNIAETQEDSKQDSSQSVESQEKHVSQSGGDTSSLCEEPEREQDKDEPSSPPASPSCSSRPASVGLGVFSWSGTTKELNKSVSHPARDSTERQRSSSTPSGLSTLQQFHRNKARISWAGPGLSLSSSPVEGSEDAGNSPGSPPSQDSAYFSQSSSISASVENSLVTEDNSDKEKERDSDVSNSPSSSPLDRLKPAVNRTKVSGLSRKGACGQGKGGKIETSAPARASGLRRKPSGKKNVNNENSPGLQATISGLWGAFSFKKDSPKLSATKKGEPMSPVGENVVMETTQADKEIFIIAE is encoded by the exons ATGTTCGTTATTTTACGTACGTCTTCCGTTTGGACGGTTATTCCGTTGATTTTGGTGAcgtattttatgttcaacagtgAACGTCGTTATGT ACATCTGTCCTTCCAGACAGACAACATGGGTATTCAGGGCCTCTTGCAGTTTATCAAAGATGCTTCGGAGCCCATGCATGTGAAGAAGTATCGAGGACAGACAGTGGCTGTGGACACATACTGCTGGCTTCATAAAGGAGCTTTTTCATGTGCAGAGAAGCTTGCAAAAGGGGAACCTACAGATCA GTATGTCTCCTACTGTATGAAGTTTGTGGACATGCTGCTTTCTTTTGGTGTTAAACCTATCTTGGTGTTTGATGGTCGTAACTTGCCCTCCAAACAGGAAGTGGAGAAGTCCCGGCGAGA GAGGCGACAGGCCAATCTGCAGAAAGGCAAACAGCTGCTGCGGGAGGGAAAGATAACAGAAGCCAGAGAATGTTTTACCCGAAGTGTTAACATTACCCCATCTATGGCACATGATGTCATTAGG GCTGCCAGAACACGTGGAGTGGACTGTGTTGTTGCTCCATATGAAGCAGATGCACAGTTAGCTTTCCTTAACAAATCTGATATCGCTCAGGCGGTGATCACAGAGGACTCAGATCTGCTGGCATTTGGCTGCAAAAAG GTGATTTTAAAGATGGATAAACAGGGTAATGGATTGGAGATTGAGCAGTGTCACCTGGGCCGATGCAAATCTCTTGGCAACATCTTCACAGAGGAGAAGTTTCGATATATGTGCATCCTCTCTGGCTGTGACTACTTGCAGTCTCTGTATGGTATTGGTCTGGGAAAAGCATGCAAGCTGCTCAGGATGGCAAATAACCCTGATATCCTGAAG GTGATCAAGAAGATGGGGCAGTATTTGAAGATGGACATTTCAGTTCCAGAAGAATACATTGAGGGTTTCACAAAAGCCAACAACACATTTTTGTATCAGCTGGTCTTTGACCCCTTGAGGAGAAAGGTGGTACCTTTGAACCCTTATCCAGATCACATTAATCCTGCTGCCCTCAGCTATGCTGGAAC TAACGTAGGTGATGAGAAAGGGCTGCAAATGGCTCTTGGGAACCTGGACATTAACACAATGCAAAGAATAGATGACTTTAACCCTGACGCTCCTCAAACTCAG cCACCTAAAGCTCCTCGCAGTAGTTCCTGGAATGACAGATGTGACAAAACTGCCACAACACAGGCAAGCATTTGGAGCCAGAACTATGAACCAGGTTGCACCAAGCCACAGTCTCCTACCTCCCCTAAAAGACCACCACCCACCCGGGGCAAAGAGAGGATTGTTAGTGTGCAGAGTCTAAAGTTGCCCCAGAGAGAGTCACAGGTGAAAAGACCCCGTGAAG ACACAAGTCTCTCTGTGGATGACCTGTTAGAACAGTACACGGCTGGTGTAAAGAGACACTGTCCTGAAACTCAGCCCACAACTAAGCCGCTGACTAATGATAACATGGTTTCTAAGGAGAATCATTGTGGCAGCACATCTGGACCATCTCGTCCTCGAAATCGCTTTGCAACCCTCTTGCAGTGGAGAAACCGATCAGAAGAGGGCACTGAAGAGCAGGGCACATGCAGCAG GTTCTTCTGTCATGATGAATCCAACATAGCAGAGACACAGGAAGACTCAAAACAAGACTCTTCACAGTCTGTGGAGTCTCAAGAGAAGCATGTGTCACAGTCTGGAGGAGACACATCATCACTGTGTGAAGAACCAGAGAGAGAACAGGACAAAGATGAGCCATCTAGCCCACCCGCATCTCCATCTTGCTCTTCCAGGCCTGCTAGTGTGGGTCTTGGGGTCTTCAGCTGGTCAGGGACAACCAAAGAACTCAATAAATCTGTTTCACATCCAGCCAGAGACAGCACAGAGAGACAGCGGTCATCCTCCACACCTTCAGGATTATCTACACTGCAGCAGTTTCACAGAAATAAGGCAAGAATCTCCTGGGCAGGACCTGGGCTTTCTCTCTCGTCCTCACCTGTTGAAGGCAGTGAGGATGCTGGAAATTCTCCCGGGTCTCCTCCATCTCAGGACAGTGCCTATTTCTCCCAGTCCAGCAGTATCTCTGCTAGTGTGGAGAACTCTTTAGTCACAGAAGACAACTCTGATAAG GAAAAGGAGAGAGATTCAGACGTCTCCAACAGCCCTAGCAGCTCTCCACTAGACAGGCTGAAACCTGCTGTTAACAGAACAAAG GTTTCAGGGTTGTCCCGGAAAGGGGCTTGTGGGCAGGGTAAAGGCGGTAAAATTGAGACCTCCGCTCCTGCTAGAGCCAGCGGTCTGAGAAGGAAACCAAGCGGGAAGAAAAATGTCAACAATGAGAACAGCCCAGGTCTGCAGGCCACCATCAGTGGCCTCTGGGGGGCCTTCAGCTTCAAGAA GGACAGTCCAAAGTTAAGTGCAACCAAGAAAGGAGAGCCGATGTCACCGGTTGGGGAGAATGTGGTGATGGAAACGACTCAAGCTGATAAAGAGATTTTCATCATTGCTGAATGA
- the yipf4 gene encoding protein YIPF4, whose protein sequence is MQFSPTNGDFTFVSSTDAEELSGTIDAPDITLNMGPESNRDTYATTFLRQRGYGWLLEVEEEESEDTKPLLEELDIDLKDIYYKIRCVLMPMPSLGFNRQVVRDNPDFWGPLAVVLLFSMISIYGQFRVVSWIITIWIFGSLTIFLLARVLGGEVSYGQVLGVIGYSLLPLIVIAPLLLVIGGFEVVSTLIKLFGVFWAAYSAASLLVGDEFKTKKPLLIYPIFLLYIYFLSLYTGV, encoded by the exons ATGCAGTTTTCTCCCACCAACGGAGATTTTACCTTCGTCTCTTCGACGGACGCTGAAG AGCTCAGCGGCACCATCGATGCACCAGATATCACACTAAATATGGGCCCGGAATCCAACCGGGACACCTATGCCACCACTTTCCTGAGGCAGAGGGGTTACGGATGGTTGCTGGAggtggaagaagaagaatcaGAGGACACTAAACCACTCCT ggAGGAGCTGGACATTGATTTAAAGGACATCTACTACAAGATCAGGTGTGTGTTGATGCCCATGCCCTCACTGGGGTTTAACAGACAGGTGGTGAGGGACAATCCTGACTTTTGGGGCCCCCTGGCTGTCGTCCTGCTATTCTCTATGATCTCCATCTATGGACAGTTCCGG GTTGTTTCCTGGATTATTACAATCTGGATATTTGGGTCATTGACAATTTTCCTTCTTGCAAGAGTGCTGGGTGGAGAG GTATCTTATGGGCAAGTGCTTGGAGTTATTGGCTATTCTTTGCTCCCATTGATTGTAATAGCTCCGCTTCTTCTGGTCATCGGGGGATTTGAAGTAGTCTCTACACTCATAAAg CTTTTTGGAGTATTCTGGGCTGCATACAGTGCTGCTTCTTTACTCGTCGGTGATGAATTCAAAACAAAGAAACCCCTCCTCATATATCCCATCTTCCTTTTGTACATCTACTTCCTGTCTCTGTATACTGGAGTCTGA
- the exo1 gene encoding exonuclease 1 isoform X1 codes for MGIQGLLQFIKDASEPMHVKKYRGQTVAVDTYCWLHKGAFSCAEKLAKGEPTDQYVSYCMKFVDMLLSFGVKPILVFDGRNLPSKQEVEKSRRERRQANLQKGKQLLREGKITEARECFTRSVNITPSMAHDVIRAARTRGVDCVVAPYEADAQLAFLNKSDIAQAVITEDSDLLAFGCKKVILKMDKQGNGLEIEQCHLGRCKSLGNIFTEEKFRYMCILSGCDYLQSLYGIGLGKACKLLRMANNPDILKVIKKMGQYLKMDISVPEEYIEGFTKANNTFLYQLVFDPLRRKVVPLNPYPDHINPAALSYAGTNVGDEKGLQMALGNLDINTMQRIDDFNPDAPQTQPPKAPRSSSWNDRCDKTATTQASIWSQNYEPGCTKPQSPTSPKRPPPTRGKERIVSVQSLKLPQRESQVKRPREDTSLSVDDLLEQYTAGVKRHCPETQPTTKPLTNDNMVSKENHCGSTSGPSRPRNRFATLLQWRNRSEEGTEEQGTCSRFFCHDESNIAETQEDSKQDSSQSVESQEKHVSQSGGDTSSLCEEPEREQDKDEPSSPPASPSCSSRPASVGLGVFSWSGTTKELNKSVSHPARDSTERQRSSSTPSGLSTLQQFHRNKARISWAGPGLSLSSSPVEGSEDAGNSPGSPPSQDSAYFSQSSSISASVENSLVTEDNSDKEKERDSDVSNSPSSSPLDRLKPAVNRTKVSGLSRKGACGQGKGGKIETSAPARASGLRRKPSGKKNVNNENSPGLQATISGLWGAFSFKKDSPKLSATKKGEPMSPVGENVVMETTQADKEIFIIAE; via the exons ATGGGTATTCAGGGCCTCTTGCAGTTTATCAAAGATGCTTCGGAGCCCATGCATGTGAAGAAGTATCGAGGACAGACAGTGGCTGTGGACACATACTGCTGGCTTCATAAAGGAGCTTTTTCATGTGCAGAGAAGCTTGCAAAAGGGGAACCTACAGATCA GTATGTCTCCTACTGTATGAAGTTTGTGGACATGCTGCTTTCTTTTGGTGTTAAACCTATCTTGGTGTTTGATGGTCGTAACTTGCCCTCCAAACAGGAAGTGGAGAAGTCCCGGCGAGA GAGGCGACAGGCCAATCTGCAGAAAGGCAAACAGCTGCTGCGGGAGGGAAAGATAACAGAAGCCAGAGAATGTTTTACCCGAAGTGTTAACATTACCCCATCTATGGCACATGATGTCATTAGG GCTGCCAGAACACGTGGAGTGGACTGTGTTGTTGCTCCATATGAAGCAGATGCACAGTTAGCTTTCCTTAACAAATCTGATATCGCTCAGGCGGTGATCACAGAGGACTCAGATCTGCTGGCATTTGGCTGCAAAAAG GTGATTTTAAAGATGGATAAACAGGGTAATGGATTGGAGATTGAGCAGTGTCACCTGGGCCGATGCAAATCTCTTGGCAACATCTTCACAGAGGAGAAGTTTCGATATATGTGCATCCTCTCTGGCTGTGACTACTTGCAGTCTCTGTATGGTATTGGTCTGGGAAAAGCATGCAAGCTGCTCAGGATGGCAAATAACCCTGATATCCTGAAG GTGATCAAGAAGATGGGGCAGTATTTGAAGATGGACATTTCAGTTCCAGAAGAATACATTGAGGGTTTCACAAAAGCCAACAACACATTTTTGTATCAGCTGGTCTTTGACCCCTTGAGGAGAAAGGTGGTACCTTTGAACCCTTATCCAGATCACATTAATCCTGCTGCCCTCAGCTATGCTGGAAC TAACGTAGGTGATGAGAAAGGGCTGCAAATGGCTCTTGGGAACCTGGACATTAACACAATGCAAAGAATAGATGACTTTAACCCTGACGCTCCTCAAACTCAG cCACCTAAAGCTCCTCGCAGTAGTTCCTGGAATGACAGATGTGACAAAACTGCCACAACACAGGCAAGCATTTGGAGCCAGAACTATGAACCAGGTTGCACCAAGCCACAGTCTCCTACCTCCCCTAAAAGACCACCACCCACCCGGGGCAAAGAGAGGATTGTTAGTGTGCAGAGTCTAAAGTTGCCCCAGAGAGAGTCACAGGTGAAAAGACCCCGTGAAG ACACAAGTCTCTCTGTGGATGACCTGTTAGAACAGTACACGGCTGGTGTAAAGAGACACTGTCCTGAAACTCAGCCCACAACTAAGCCGCTGACTAATGATAACATGGTTTCTAAGGAGAATCATTGTGGCAGCACATCTGGACCATCTCGTCCTCGAAATCGCTTTGCAACCCTCTTGCAGTGGAGAAACCGATCAGAAGAGGGCACTGAAGAGCAGGGCACATGCAGCAG GTTCTTCTGTCATGATGAATCCAACATAGCAGAGACACAGGAAGACTCAAAACAAGACTCTTCACAGTCTGTGGAGTCTCAAGAGAAGCATGTGTCACAGTCTGGAGGAGACACATCATCACTGTGTGAAGAACCAGAGAGAGAACAGGACAAAGATGAGCCATCTAGCCCACCCGCATCTCCATCTTGCTCTTCCAGGCCTGCTAGTGTGGGTCTTGGGGTCTTCAGCTGGTCAGGGACAACCAAAGAACTCAATAAATCTGTTTCACATCCAGCCAGAGACAGCACAGAGAGACAGCGGTCATCCTCCACACCTTCAGGATTATCTACACTGCAGCAGTTTCACAGAAATAAGGCAAGAATCTCCTGGGCAGGACCTGGGCTTTCTCTCTCGTCCTCACCTGTTGAAGGCAGTGAGGATGCTGGAAATTCTCCCGGGTCTCCTCCATCTCAGGACAGTGCCTATTTCTCCCAGTCCAGCAGTATCTCTGCTAGTGTGGAGAACTCTTTAGTCACAGAAGACAACTCTGATAAG GAAAAGGAGAGAGATTCAGACGTCTCCAACAGCCCTAGCAGCTCTCCACTAGACAGGCTGAAACCTGCTGTTAACAGAACAAAG GTTTCAGGGTTGTCCCGGAAAGGGGCTTGTGGGCAGGGTAAAGGCGGTAAAATTGAGACCTCCGCTCCTGCTAGAGCCAGCGGTCTGAGAAGGAAACCAAGCGGGAAGAAAAATGTCAACAATGAGAACAGCCCAGGTCTGCAGGCCACCATCAGTGGCCTCTGGGGGGCCTTCAGCTTCAAGAA GGACAGTCCAAAGTTAAGTGCAACCAAGAAAGGAGAGCCGATGTCACCGGTTGGGGAGAATGTGGTGATGGAAACGACTCAAGCTGATAAAGAGATTTTCATCATTGCTGAATGA
- the exo1 gene encoding exonuclease 1 (The RefSeq protein has 4 substitutions compared to this genomic sequence), which translates to MGIQGLLQFIKDASEPMHVKKYRGQTVAVDTYCWLHKGAFSCAEKLAKGEPTDQYVSYCMKFVDMLLSFGVKPILVFDGRNLPSKQEVEKSRRERRQANLQKGKQLLREGKITEARECFTRSVNITPSMAHDVIRAARTRGVDCVVAPYEADAQLAFLNKSDIAQAVITEDSDLLAFGCKKVILKMDKQGNGLEIEQCHLGRCKSLGNIFTEEKFRYMCILSGCDYLQSLYGIGLGKACKLLRMANNPDILKVIKKMGQYLKMDISVPEEYIEGFTKANNTFLYQLVFDPLRRKVVPLNPYPDHINPAALSYAGTNVGDEKGLQMALGNLDINTMQRIDDFNPDAPQTQPPKAPRSSSWNDRCDKTATTQASIWSQNYEPGCTKSQSPTSPKRPPPTRGKERIVSVQSLKLPQRESQVKRPREDTSLSVDDLLEQYTAGVKRHCPETQPTTKPLTNDNKVSKENHCGSTSGPFRPRNRFATLLQWRNRSEEGTEEQGTCSRFFCHDESNIAETQEDSKQDSSQSVESQEKHVSQSGGDTSSLCEEPEREQDKDEPSSPPASPSCSSRPASVGLGVFSWSGTTKELNKSVSHPARDSTERQRSSSTPSGLSTLQQFHRNKARISWAGPGLSLSSSPVEGSEDAGNSPGSPPSQDSAYFSQSSSISASVENSLVTEDNSDKEKERDSVVSNSPSSSPLDRLKPAVNRTKVSGLSRKGACGQGKGGKIETSAPARASGLRRKPSGKKNVNNENSPGLQATISGLWGAFSFKKDSPKLSATKKGEPMSPVGENVVMETTQADKEIFIIAE; encoded by the exons ATGGGTATTCAGGGCCTCTTGCAGTTTATCAAAGATGCTTCGGAGCCCATGCATGTGAAGAAGTATCGAGGACAGACAGTGGCTGTGGACACATACTGCTGGCTTCATAAAGGAGCTTTTTCATGTGCAGAGAAGCTTGCAAAAGGGGAACCTACAGATCA GTATGTCTCCTACTGTATGAAGTTTGTGGACATGCTGCTTTCTTTTGGTGTTAAACCTATCTTGGTGTTTGATGGTCGTAACTTGCCCTCCAAACAGGAAGTGGAGAAGTCCCGGCGAGA GAGGCGACAGGCCAATCTGCAGAAAGGCAAACAGCTGCTGCGGGAGGGAAAGATAACAGAAGCCAGAGAATGTTTTACCCGAAGTGTTAACATTACCCCATCTATGGCACATGATGTCATTAGG GCTGCCAGAACACGTGGAGTGGACTGTGTTGTTGCTCCATATGAAGCAGATGCACAGTTAGCTTTCCTTAACAAATCTGATATCGCTCAGGCGGTGATCACAGAGGACTCAGATCTGCTGGCATTTGGCTGCAAAAAG GTGATTTTAAAGATGGATAAACAGGGTAATGGATTGGAGATTGAGCAGTGTCACCTGGGCCGATGCAAATCTCTTGGCAACATCTTCACAGAGGAGAAGTTTCGATATATGTGCATCCTCTCTGGCTGTGACTACTTGCAGTCTCTGTATGGTATTGGTCTGGGAAAAGCATGCAAGCTGCTCAGGATGGCAAATAACCCTGATATCCTGAAG GTGATCAAGAAGATGGGGCAGTATTTGAAGATGGACATTTCAGTTCCAGAAGAATACATTGAGGGTTTCACAAAAGCCAACAACACATTTTTGTATCAGCTGGTCTTTGACCCCTTGAGGAGAAAGGTGGTACCTTTGAACCCTTATCCAGATCACATTAATCCTGCTGCCCTCAGCTATGCTGGAAC TAACGTAGGTGATGAGAAAGGGCTGCAAATGGCTCTTGGGAACCTGGACATTAACACAATGCAAAGAATAGATGACTTTAACCCTGACGCTCCTCAAACTCAG cCACCTAAAGCTCCTCGCAGTAGTTCCTGGAATGACAGATGTGACAAAACTGCCACAACACAGGCAAGCATTTGGAGCCAGAACTATGAACCAGGTTGCACCAAGCCACAGTCTCCTACCTCCCCTAAAAGACCACCACCCACCCGGGGCAAAGAGAGGATTGTTAGTGTGCAGAGTCTAAAGTTGCCCCAGAGAGAGTCACAGGTGAAAAGACCCCGTGAAG ACACAAGTCTCTCTGTGGATGACCTGTTAGAACAGTACACGGCTGGTGTAAAGAGACACTGTCCTGAAACTCAGCCCACAACTAAGCCGCTGACTAATGATAACATGGTTTCTAAGGAGAATCATTGTGGCAGCACATCTGGACCATCTCGTCCTCGAAATCGCTTTGCAACCCTCTTGCAGTGGAGAAACCGATCAGAAGAGGGCACTGAAGAGCAGGGCACATGCAGCAG GTTCTTCTGTCATGATGAATCCAACATAGCAGAGACACAGGAAGACTCAAAACAAGACTCTTCACAGTCTGTGGAGTCTCAAGAGAAGCATGTGTCACAGTCTGGAGGAGACACATCATCACTGTGTGAAGAACCAGAGAGAGAACAGGACAAAGATGAGCCATCTAGCCCACCCGCATCTCCATCTTGCTCTTCCAGGCCTGCTAGTGTGGGTCTTGGGGTCTTCAGCTGGTCAGGGACAACCAAAGAACTCAATAAATCTGTTTCACATCCAGCCAGAGACAGCACAGAGAGACAGCGGTCATCCTCCACACCTTCAGGATTATCTACACTGCAGCAGTTTCACAGAAATAAGGCAAGAATCTCCTGGGCAGGACCTGGGCTTTCTCTCTCGTCCTCACCTGTTGAAGGCAGTGAGGATGCTGGAAATTCTCCCGGGTCTCCTCCATCTCAGGACAGTGCCTATTTCTCCCAGTCCAGCAGTATCTCTGCTAGTGTGGAGAACTCTTTAGTCACAGAAGACAACTCTGATAAG GAAAAGGAGAGAGATTCAGACGTCTCCAACAGCCCTAGCAGCTCTCCACTAGACAGGCTGAAACCTGCTGTTAACAGAACAAAG GTTTCAGGGTTGTCCCGGAAAGGGGCTTGTGGGCAGGGTAAAGGCGGTAAAATTGAGACCTCCGCTCCTGCTAGAGCCAGCGGTCTGAGAAGGAAACCAAGCGGGAAGAAAAATGTCAACAATGAGAACAGCCCAGGTCTGCAGGCCACCATCAGTGGCCTCTGGGGGGCCTTCAGCTTCAAGAA GGACAGTCCAAAGTTAAGTGCAACCAAGAAAGGAGAGCCGATGTCACCGGTTGGGGAGAATGTGGTGATGGAAACGACTCAAGCTGATAAAGAGATTTTCATCATTGCTGAATGA